The Haladaptatus cibarius D43 genome includes a region encoding these proteins:
- a CDS encoding sulfite exporter TauE/SafE family protein — protein sequence MGGMSLWSFEPGIAFFVLFGFTVGILFGFFGLGGSFFVTPALLVLGHPVEAAVGSGLVFVFGTSITAVVTHRRLGHIDYKLGGLLIVGMTMGLEVGKRVLFELSAIGLADLIVSTAYVGLLAAVGLFVLFDARNRTAVQGTMVDANVLQQIGTVKIPPMLSFSGGVTASVWVVLVIAFTTGVLAGVLGVGGGFLVLPSLMYGLSLPETVAVGTDIFQIAISSGYGAFIYARTDAVHLSVVVPLLGGSVFGAYLGSRLTAFVEEAKFKQYFALILLVDSVAVASKTISHTYDVVALHVLSLVLLFGTAVGMSSIVVSFGTRNALREGDTLSKNN from the coding sequence ATGGGGGGAATGAGCCTGTGGTCGTTCGAACCGGGAATCGCGTTCTTCGTCTTGTTCGGATTCACGGTCGGCATCCTCTTCGGCTTCTTTGGTCTTGGTGGAAGCTTCTTCGTCACGCCTGCGCTGCTCGTTCTCGGCCATCCGGTCGAGGCGGCGGTCGGCTCCGGGCTGGTATTCGTCTTCGGAACGTCGATTACGGCCGTCGTGACACACCGCCGTCTCGGCCACATCGACTACAAATTGGGAGGGCTCCTCATCGTGGGGATGACGATGGGGTTAGAGGTCGGGAAGCGGGTGTTGTTCGAGCTTTCAGCCATCGGACTCGCAGACCTCATCGTCAGCACCGCATACGTCGGGTTGTTAGCGGCGGTCGGACTATTCGTGCTATTCGACGCTCGTAACAGGACTGCCGTGCAGGGAACAATGGTAGATGCGAACGTCCTTCAGCAAATTGGAACCGTCAAAATTCCGCCAATGCTATCGTTTAGCGGCGGGGTTACCGCTTCCGTGTGGGTCGTGCTGGTAATCGCATTCACGACGGGGGTGCTGGCTGGCGTCCTCGGTGTCGGCGGTGGATTCCTCGTCCTGCCGAGTCTGATGTACGGGTTGAGCCTGCCGGAAACGGTAGCGGTCGGAACAGACATCTTTCAAATCGCAATATCGAGCGGCTACGGCGCATTTATCTATGCCCGAACGGACGCGGTTCACCTCTCGGTCGTCGTTCCTCTACTCGGTGGGAGTGTCTTCGGCGCGTATCTCGGCTCTCGGTTGACGGCGTTCGTCGAGGAGGCGAAGTTCAAGCAGTACTTCGCGCTCATTCTACTCGTCGACAGTGTGGCAGTGGCGAGCAAAACGATCAGTCACACCTACGATGTCGTCGCACTGCACGTCCTGAGTCTCGTTCTGCTCTTCGGAACTGCAGTGGGCATGAGTTCCATCGTTGTCTCATTTGGAACTCGAAACGCCCTTCGAGAAGGCGATACTCTGTCGAAAAATAACTGA
- a CDS encoding CBS domain-containing protein has translation MATERTDLGMTARRLARRDVVSVTPDTPITKTAQIMRDRTVGSVLVTENDELVGVVTDRDIAVEVVADDGSSSLTHEDTDIEMLTAQDVMTPNPQSVDADAKIQRVLRAMNDAHVRRIPIVDDHQVVGVIAFDDLVLHLAGECTHVSAQLDSLAEIVHAESPPD, from the coding sequence ATGGCCACCGAACGAACCGACCTTGGGATGACCGCCCGACGACTCGCACGGAGGGACGTGGTCAGCGTCACGCCGGACACGCCCATCACCAAGACTGCCCAAATAATGCGCGACCGAACGGTCGGGAGCGTCCTCGTCACCGAAAACGACGAACTCGTTGGCGTCGTCACCGACCGGGACATCGCTGTCGAAGTCGTCGCCGACGACGGGTCATCAAGCCTGACCCACGAAGACACTGATATCGAAATGCTCACTGCACAGGACGTGATGACGCCGAATCCACAGTCCGTCGACGCAGACGCAAAAATCCAGCGTGTCTTGCGGGCGATGAACGACGCCCACGTCCGCCGAATTCCAATTGTTGACGACCATCAAGTCGTCGGCGTCATTGCCTTCGATGACCTCGTCCTTCACCTTGCCGGAGAGTGCACACACGTCTCGGCGCAACTCGACAGTCTCGCCGAGATCGTCCACGCCGAGTCCCCACCGGACTGA
- a CDS encoding copper-translocating P-type ATPase, which produces MDDHEHSQNGDPPSGTDSHHGRNSVDDDEPVGTNADDRVEQSMLEEEAEDADEAEREIAEHDGHGMGHGNGGNGHGDHGGMHEGHEQMFRRRFFVSTLLSIPVLLYSPFLQETLGFSVPVFLGSQWINPVFAVIVFVYGGVPFLQMASPELKDRSPGMMTLISMAITVAFIYSLASVVFPTQSAFFWELVTLIDIMLLGHWIEMRSVRRASSALDELAKLMPDTAERITGSGDTEEVPVNGLSDGDLVLVRPGASVPADGIVEDGESDVNEAMITGESKPVAKEPGDEVIGGTVNGDGSLRVRIDATGDETTLAGIMRLVEEAQSSKSKTQVLADRAAGWLFYVAVGAALLTAVAWTVATTFNATVIERVVTVLVIACPHALGLAIPLVVAINTSLAARNGILVRDRIAMEEARNLDAIIFDKTGTLTEGEHGVVGAATVDGIDEAEALRLAAAVESDSEHMIARAIREAAAERGIDAPAADDFEAMKGRGVRATVESQEVYVGGPNLLGHLDRDVPANLQNFADEAGENARTVVYLVREGELIAAFAMADVIREESYRVVDALHDLNIEVAMLTGDAQDVANAVADELGIDTVFAEVLPEDKDKKVQELQNQGKLVGMVGDGVNDAPALARADVGIAIGSGTDVAVQSADVILVQNNPMDVVRLVKLSKASYRKMQENIVWAAGYNVFAIPLAAGVLAPIGILLSPAVGALLMSLSTVIVAINAQFLRRVDLDLPSLPGTSPSRSPRPAD; this is translated from the coding sequence ATGGACGACCACGAACACTCACAGAACGGAGATCCTCCATCAGGAACCGATTCTCACCATGGTCGCAACAGTGTAGATGATGATGAGCCAGTCGGAACCAATGCGGACGACCGCGTAGAGCAATCGATGCTCGAGGAAGAGGCCGAGGACGCTGACGAGGCCGAGCGGGAGATTGCAGAACACGATGGACACGGGATGGGTCACGGCAACGGTGGAAACGGTCACGGTGATCACGGGGGTATGCACGAAGGGCACGAACAGATGTTCCGTCGACGCTTCTTCGTTTCGACCCTCCTTTCGATTCCTGTTCTTCTCTACAGTCCGTTCCTCCAGGAGACGCTCGGTTTTTCCGTTCCGGTATTTCTAGGAAGCCAGTGGATCAACCCCGTCTTCGCGGTGATCGTCTTTGTCTACGGCGGTGTGCCGTTCCTCCAGATGGCCAGCCCCGAACTGAAAGATCGCTCGCCGGGGATGATGACACTCATTTCGATGGCGATCACTGTCGCGTTCATCTATAGCTTGGCGAGCGTCGTCTTCCCGACGCAGTCTGCGTTCTTCTGGGAACTCGTGACGCTCATCGACATCATGTTGCTAGGCCACTGGATCGAGATGCGGTCAGTCCGGCGGGCGTCCAGTGCCCTAGACGAACTGGCAAAACTGATGCCCGACACTGCAGAGCGGATCACTGGGTCAGGTGACACTGAGGAGGTGCCAGTGAATGGACTTTCGGATGGCGATCTCGTCCTCGTACGGCCGGGCGCCAGCGTTCCCGCGGATGGCATCGTCGAGGACGGCGAGTCGGACGTAAACGAGGCAATGATCACCGGCGAATCCAAACCCGTGGCCAAGGAACCCGGCGACGAGGTGATCGGTGGGACGGTCAACGGTGATGGGAGCCTCCGGGTGCGGATCGACGCAACCGGCGACGAAACGACCCTTGCCGGGATCATGCGTCTGGTAGAGGAGGCGCAGTCGAGTAAGTCGAAGACGCAGGTACTCGCCGACCGCGCAGCGGGATGGCTATTCTACGTCGCTGTCGGGGCAGCACTGCTCACCGCAGTCGCCTGGACGGTCGCGACGACGTTCAATGCGACCGTGATCGAACGGGTAGTCACCGTCCTCGTCATCGCCTGCCCGCATGCACTTGGCCTGGCGATTCCACTGGTGGTCGCAATCAACACCTCGCTAGCGGCTCGCAATGGGATACTCGTCCGCGACCGCATCGCCATGGAGGAGGCGCGAAATCTCGATGCGATCATCTTCGACAAGACTGGAACGCTAACAGAGGGAGAACATGGCGTCGTCGGGGCGGCAACTGTCGACGGCATTGATGAAGCGGAGGCACTCCGACTCGCTGCTGCCGTCGAGAGCGATTCCGAGCATATGATTGCGCGAGCTATCAGAGAGGCTGCCGCTGAGCGGGGGATCGACGCGCCTGCTGCAGACGACTTTGAAGCGATGAAAGGCCGGGGCGTCCGCGCAACCGTCGAAAGCCAAGAGGTCTACGTCGGGGGTCCGAACCTCCTAGGGCATCTTGACAGGGATGTTCCAGCCAACCTACAGAATTTCGCCGACGAAGCAGGCGAAAACGCCCGGACGGTCGTTTATCTCGTCCGGGAGGGAGAACTAATAGCTGCGTTCGCGATGGCCGATGTCATTCGCGAGGAAAGCTACCGGGTCGTCGACGCACTCCATGACCTGAACATCGAGGTCGCAATGTTGACTGGTGACGCCCAGGATGTCGCAAACGCCGTCGCGGACGAGCTGGGTATCGACACGGTGTTCGCCGAGGTCTTGCCTGAAGACAAGGACAAGAAAGTACAGGAACTCCAGAATCAGGGTAAACTTGTCGGAATGGTCGGCGACGGTGTCAACGACGCACCCGCACTGGCGCGGGCCGACGTCGGTATCGCAATCGGAAGTGGGACGGACGTCGCCGTCCAGTCAGCTGACGTCATCCTCGTCCAGAACAATCCGATGGATGTGGTCCGACTCGTGAAGCTAAGTAAGGCGAGCTACCGGAAGATGCAGGAAAACATCGTTTGGGCTGCGGGCTACAACGTCTTCGCGATTCCACTTGCAGCGGGCGTGCTCGCACCGATTGGAATCCTCCTTTCACCTGCTGTCGGGGCACTTTTGATGTCACTCAGCACGGTCATCGTCGCCATCAATGCCCAGTTCCTCCGTCGCGTCGATCTTGATCTTCCATCGCTTCCAGGCACTTCTCCTTCTAGGAGTCCACGACCGGCCGACTAA
- a CDS encoding cation diffusion facilitator family transporter produces MNDHGMTGSDDGTHNGHSHGDSIDSTSSQKLAAVSVINLLGFLAELVGGLLFGSVALLSDAFHMLFDALAYVMAFAASYIAENYGSSDRWSYGLHRLEPFAAFLNGLLLLPMVGFILWESYQRFLDPVTIGTVPTLVIATGGLLVNIGSVYVLQGGEMSLNERGAFYHLLGDTGGSIAVIFSTIIIEVTGIRVVDPITAGLIAVIITWSAVKVLRGSSAIFLHQTPLSGEEIRARLLDIEGVERIDDFHAWQICSQITIATTHIETPVETMTEAEVVSQRVHEALAHNGVDHATVELYPASVSGDRDSYLTTHGH; encoded by the coding sequence ATGAACGACCACGGGATGACTGGTTCCGACGATGGCACTCATAACGGACATAGCCACGGCGACAGCATTGATTCAACAAGCAGTCAGAAATTGGCCGCTGTCTCCGTGATCAACCTTCTAGGATTTCTCGCCGAACTCGTTGGCGGCCTCCTCTTCGGTTCGGTCGCGTTGCTTAGTGATGCTTTCCATATGCTGTTCGACGCATTGGCGTACGTGATGGCGTTCGCCGCGTCATATATCGCCGAGAATTACGGGAGCAGCGATCGGTGGTCATACGGACTTCATCGTCTCGAACCGTTTGCAGCCTTCCTCAACGGGCTCTTGCTCCTTCCGATGGTTGGGTTTATTCTCTGGGAGTCTTACCAGCGATTCCTTGACCCAGTCACCATCGGTACTGTGCCTACACTTGTTATAGCAACCGGTGGTCTGCTAGTGAACATTGGATCAGTCTACGTTTTACAAGGTGGAGAGATGAGTCTCAACGAACGGGGTGCATTCTATCATCTCCTTGGCGATACAGGTGGCTCAATCGCCGTTATTTTCTCTACGATCATCATCGAGGTGACTGGAATCCGTGTCGTCGACCCGATCACAGCAGGCCTCATTGCTGTCATCATCACGTGGTCAGCGGTGAAAGTACTGCGGGGTAGTAGTGCCATTTTCCTCCACCAGACACCGCTGAGCGGGGAGGAAATCCGGGCACGCCTCCTTGACATCGAGGGTGTTGAACGAATTGACGACTTCCATGCGTGGCAGATCTGCAGCCAGATCACGATCGCAACGACGCATATTGAAACCCCAGTGGAGACAATGACCGAGGCCGAGGTAGTGTCGCAGCGTGTCCACGAAGCACTCGCTCACAACGGTGTTGACCACGCAACGGTCGAGCTATATCCTGCCTCCGTCTCTGGAGACCGTGATTCCTACCTCACCACCCACGGTCACTAA
- a CDS encoding plastocyanin/azurin family copper-binding protein, translating to MTFTQHMNRRQLLRLGGTTVIATVLAGCSSQKSSNGTTRISMNDSFAYDPKRLTVSPGATVKWVNDSDVGHTVTAYEDKIPADARYFASGGFTSERGARNDVSGGLLAAGDTYEHTFEVTGSYEYFCVPHESSGMRGTVVVE from the coding sequence ATGACCTTCACACAACATATGAATCGACGACAACTACTCCGACTCGGCGGAACGACAGTCATCGCGACAGTTCTTGCAGGCTGTTCGTCCCAAAAGAGTTCAAACGGGACGACGCGTATCTCGATGAACGATAGTTTTGCCTATGATCCGAAACGTCTCACAGTCAGTCCAGGCGCGACAGTAAAATGGGTGAACGACAGCGACGTTGGTCACACAGTAACGGCCTACGAGGACAAAATACCCGCTGACGCACGATACTTCGCCAGTGGTGGATTCACGTCCGAGCGAGGGGCTCGAAACGACGTCAGTGGTGGTCTCCTAGCTGCGGGGGACACATATGAACATACGTTCGAAGTCACCGGCAGTTATGAGTACTTCTGTGTGCCTCACGAGAGTTCTGGAATGCGTGGGACCGTGGTAGTTGAGTAG